From one Deinococcus sp. QL22 genomic stretch:
- a CDS encoding dipeptidase, translating into MTDLKDAPMQQKNYTGYKSFSYLEAGTDYKVWPLSAELNRVPSRKVSVSNEEEARVRRLFQQHLMISLHDHCFIAPEDLSQFLEFRRWGRDFTGYEGLSVSGLDAVFDNLMNGTAMITSRGGWKWDDVIYDMGMRLSDIAHQEMVVHCKTTQDIVDAKKNGQIAFIVSLEGAAMIENELDRLDILYGLGVRCMGIAYSEGNALGSGLKEPRDGGLTTFGRQAVKRMNKLGIAIDVSHSGDQTSLDTIEVSDKPIFITHAGARALWNSNRLKPDDVIQACAAKGGVIGIEAAPHTTLTEKHSRHSIESFMEHFEYCVNLVGIDHVAFGPDVLFGDHVGLHTALTEALSIGASRGHLSYEKVPYVDGIENPAEAFPNIVRWLVKHGYSDGDIAKAVGGNVMRVLKETWAR; encoded by the coding sequence ATGACCGACCTCAAAGATGCTCCCATGCAGCAAAAAAACTACACCGGCTATAAGTCTTTTTCCTATCTGGAGGCGGGCACAGACTACAAGGTGTGGCCCCTGAGTGCCGAACTGAACCGCGTGCCCAGTCGCAAAGTTTCGGTGAGCAATGAGGAAGAGGCCCGCGTGCGCCGACTGTTTCAGCAACACCTGATGATCTCGCTGCACGACCACTGCTTCATTGCCCCCGAAGACCTCTCGCAGTTTCTGGAATTTCGCCGTTGGGGGCGCGATTTTACGGGCTACGAAGGCCTGAGCGTGTCGGGGCTGGACGCTGTGTTCGACAACCTGATGAACGGCACGGCCATGATCACCTCGCGCGGGGGTTGGAAGTGGGATGACGTGATCTACGACATGGGCATGCGCCTGTCGGACATTGCCCATCAGGAGATGGTGGTGCACTGCAAAACCACACAGGACATCGTGGACGCTAAAAAGAACGGCCAGATCGCCTTCATCGTGTCTCTGGAAGGCGCAGCGATGATCGAGAACGAACTGGACCGTCTGGACATTCTGTACGGATTGGGCGTGCGCTGCATGGGCATTGCCTACAGCGAGGGCAACGCTCTGGGCAGCGGCCTCAAGGAACCACGTGACGGCGGCCTCACCACCTTTGGGCGGCAGGCGGTCAAGCGAATGAACAAGCTCGGCATTGCCATCGATGTCAGCCACAGCGGAGATCAGACCTCGCTGGACACCATCGAAGTCAGCGACAAGCCGATTTTCATTACGCACGCCGGAGCACGCGCCCTCTGGAATTCCAACCGCCTGAAACCCGACGACGTGATTCAGGCCTGTGCAGCCAAAGGCGGCGTGATCGGTATCGAGGCCGCCCCGCACACCACCCTGACCGAAAAACATTCGCGTCACAGCATCGAATCGTTTATGGAGCACTTCGAATACTGCGTGAATCTGGTCGGGATCGACCATGTGGCGTTCGGCCCCGATGTGCTGTTTGGCGATCATGTGGGCCTGCATACCGCCCTCACCGAAGCCCTGTCGATCGGCGCGTCCAGAGGCCACCTGAGTTACGAGAAAGTGCCCTACGTCGACGGCATCGAGAACCCAGCCGAGGCCTTTCCGAACATTGTGCGCTGGCTGGTCAAGCACGGCTACAGCGACGGCGATATTGCCAAGGCTGTGGGCGGCAACGTGATGCGCGTGCTGAAGGAAACGTGGGCCAGATGA
- a CDS encoding alpha/beta fold hydrolase — MSGTAEVNGVRLVYEDGGQGVAIVTLHGGPGMGSRAGDWAAFQPLTDTYRLISFDQRGNGDSEGAEPYSHAQFVADLEALRQKLDLGKIVVLGGSYGGFLALEYALAHPENLHAVILRDTAASNRFQDISKERAMSSTFPMDEATLDRLFSGQVRDDDDFRESFAMIQPLYNVIYDPQESAKRLAAIPFRYETHNWAFSRNQPEYDLTARLPEIQVPVLITVGRHDWITPLEASEELAAGLPNHELVVFEHSGHSPQTEERELFLSTVRGFLSRNLPTAP; from the coding sequence ATGAGTGGGACTGCAGAAGTCAATGGAGTCCGGCTTGTCTACGAGGACGGCGGGCAAGGCGTGGCCATCGTGACCCTGCACGGTGGGCCGGGCATGGGCAGCCGGGCAGGAGACTGGGCCGCCTTTCAGCCGCTGACCGACACCTACCGGCTGATTTCCTTCGATCAGCGCGGCAATGGGGATTCGGAAGGCGCGGAGCCTTACTCACACGCGCAGTTCGTGGCCGATCTCGAAGCGCTGCGCCAGAAGCTTGATCTGGGCAAGATCGTGGTTCTGGGAGGCAGCTACGGCGGCTTTTTGGCCCTCGAATATGCGCTGGCCCACCCCGAGAACCTGCACGCCGTGATTCTGCGCGACACTGCCGCCAGCAACCGTTTTCAGGACATCAGCAAAGAGCGGGCCATGTCCAGCACTTTCCCGATGGATGAAGCCACACTGGACCGGTTGTTCTCCGGGCAGGTGCGCGACGACGATGATTTCCGTGAGAGCTTTGCCATGATCCAGCCGCTCTATAACGTCATTTATGATCCCCAGGAAAGCGCCAAAAGGCTGGCCGCCATTCCGTTCCGCTACGAAACCCACAACTGGGCCTTCAGCCGCAATCAACCCGAATATGACCTGACCGCCCGCCTGCCCGAAATTCAGGTGCCGGTGCTGATCACGGTGGGGCGGCATGACTGGATCACGCCTCTGGAAGCCAGTGAGGAACTGGCGGCGGGTCTGCCCAACCATGAACTGGTGGTGTTCGAGCACAGCGGCCACTCCCCCCAGACGGAAGAGCGGGAGCTGTTTCTCTCCACGGTACGTGGATTCCTGAGCCGGAATTTACCCACGGCTCCATGA
- a CDS encoding Xaa-Pro peptidase family protein has product MTAQPVSSAERAARATSLFEHLPAQIDAAVLFDDQFIQYYSGFAFMPTERPIALVVLRGGERHLFVPRLEREHAEQMGEAEVVLDYAEYPGRLHPMHQLAQYLIERGLGSAQLAIDHDGYPPVMGYYGPTFGESLRTATIHRRPEAFDHQMSLKSEAEVRLIEESIVWGNRAHQLLQRYTRVGESEHTVEARATKEATEAMTQALGPSYRGQNRWLSGAVALYRGQIGPASALPHATTTGAHFQAGDILVTGAGAAVWGYLSELERTMVMGEPSREQEQYFQHMLNLQDIAFAAVRAGVTAASVDQAVQAYFAQEGLQAYWRHHVGHSLGQRIHESPFLDIGDDRILEAGMVLTIEPGLYVPGLGGFRHSDTILVTATGMKCLTDYPRDLESLIIPIS; this is encoded by the coding sequence ATGACCGCTCAGCCCGTTTCTTCCGCCGAGCGTGCGGCGCGGGCCACTAGCCTCTTTGAGCATCTGCCCGCACAGATTGACGCCGCCGTCTTGTTCGACGATCAATTTATCCAGTACTACAGCGGATTTGCATTTATGCCGACAGAGCGCCCCATCGCGCTGGTGGTGCTGCGCGGAGGCGAGCGCCATCTGTTCGTGCCCCGGCTGGAGCGAGAACACGCCGAGCAGATGGGTGAGGCCGAAGTGGTGCTGGATTATGCCGAGTATCCGGGGCGGCTCCACCCCATGCACCAACTGGCCCAGTATCTGATTGAGCGGGGCCTAGGAAGCGCACAACTGGCGATAGACCATGACGGCTACCCCCCGGTCATGGGTTACTACGGCCCGACCTTCGGTGAATCCCTTCGTACCGCGACCATTCACCGACGCCCCGAGGCCTTCGACCATCAGATGTCGCTCAAATCCGAGGCCGAGGTGCGGCTGATTGAGGAAAGTATCGTCTGGGGCAACCGGGCACATCAGCTTCTTCAGCGCTACACGCGGGTGGGCGAAAGTGAGCACACCGTCGAGGCGCGGGCCACTAAGGAAGCCACCGAGGCCATGACTCAGGCGCTCGGCCCCAGCTACCGGGGGCAAAATCGCTGGCTGAGCGGAGCGGTGGCACTGTACCGAGGGCAAATCGGGCCTGCCAGCGCCCTGCCGCACGCTACCACCACCGGGGCACATTTTCAGGCGGGCGATATTCTGGTGACTGGAGCGGGGGCGGCGGTCTGGGGCTACCTCAGCGAGCTGGAACGAACCATGGTGATGGGCGAGCCGAGCCGCGAGCAGGAGCAGTATTTCCAGCATATGCTCAATCTTCAGGACATCGCCTTTGCCGCCGTCCGGGCCGGGGTCACAGCAGCTAGCGTAGATCAGGCTGTGCAGGCCTATTTTGCTCAAGAAGGCTTGCAGGCGTACTGGCGGCATCATGTCGGGCATAGCCTCGGTCAGCGCATCCACGAAAGCCCGTTTTTGGATATCGGAGATGACCGGATTCTGGAAGCAGGCATGGTGCTGACCATCGAACCGGGCCTCTACGTACCGGGTCTCGGTGGCTTCCGGCACTCGGACACCATTTTGGTGACGGCCACGGGGATGAAATGCCTGACCGACTATCCGCGTGACCTCGAATCGTTGATCATTCCCATTTCGTAG
- a CDS encoding helix-turn-helix domain-containing protein — MARPARRIDISEDADELLRELETSPYTHPKVRLRASILRLHRQGWSIPQLSRHFGRNHQAIHHDFTRFEERGILGLADECPPGQPSKVTPEMEQFLHEKLREQRFWNAPLLCEGLAQQFGVIIRPRALANHLQRLGYSWKRARYSPAQTLDPAVAETHQASWRP; from the coding sequence ATGGCCCGTCCTGCTCGCCGCATTGACATTTCCGAAGACGCTGATGAGCTGCTTCGGGAACTGGAGACCAGTCCCTATACGCACCCGAAGGTTCGCCTGCGGGCCAGCATCCTCCGACTGCACCGACAGGGCTGGAGCATTCCCCAGCTCTCCAGGCATTTTGGCCGAAACCATCAGGCCATCCACCACGATTTCACCCGTTTCGAGGAGCGCGGCATCCTCGGATTGGCCGACGAGTGTCCACCCGGACAACCTTCGAAAGTCACACCCGAGATGGAGCAGTTCCTCCACGAGAAACTGCGAGAGCAGCGCTTCTGGAACGCTCCACTGCTGTGCGAGGGCCTCGCACAGCAGTTCGGGGTAATAATTCGACCTCGTGCGCTGGCCAATCACCTGCAACGCCTGGGGTACAGCTGGAAACGCGCCCGATATTCACCCGCCCAGACACTCGATCCTGCAGTCGCTGAAACACATCAGGCCTCCTGGAGACCTTAA
- a CDS encoding IS630 family transposase translates to MDGKLTLKYLDQTGLSLMLSVGATWFKRGSGQQFEIPTRWGSSGRINLIGSYSLHTCEEVLEVRELEGTCNGDQVIAYLDTLAGNCRPDQLTVVVLDNAPFHKGAKLKEKTMGWEKQGLYLRYLPPYAPCLNLIEEVWRKLKGLLMPRRCYNSVAELRAALLSGLKILQAKFI, encoded by the coding sequence TTGGACGGCAAGCTGACTCTCAAATATCTCGACCAGACCGGCCTTTCTCTGATGCTCTCGGTGGGGGCGACGTGGTTCAAGCGGGGTTCTGGGCAGCAGTTTGAGATCCCCACCCGGTGGGGATCCTCTGGACGGATCAATCTCATCGGTAGCTATAGCCTTCACACCTGCGAAGAAGTGCTGGAGGTTCGCGAACTGGAAGGCACGTGCAATGGGGATCAGGTCATCGCTTATTTGGACACGCTGGCAGGCAACTGTCGTCCTGACCAGCTGACGGTCGTCGTGTTGGACAACGCTCCCTTTCACAAGGGAGCGAAACTCAAGGAAAAGACGATGGGATGGGAGAAACAGGGCCTGTACCTTCGCTATCTTCCACCCTACGCGCCCTGTCTCAACCTCATTGAGGAGGTCTGGCGCAAGCTCAAGGGCCTCCTCATGCCTCGCCGCTGTTACAACTCGGTCGCTGAACTTCGTGCCGCACTTCTCAGCGGGCTAAAGATACTTCAAGCGAAGTTTATCTAG
- a CDS encoding MDR family MFS transporter: protein MTATDSLVPRDRAVILILLIATFVVILNETIMNVALPRLMTDLNITASTAQWLSTAFMLTMAVVIPVTGFLLQRLSTRTVFLLAMTLFSLGTLLAALSTGFVPLLLARIVQASGTAIMLPLLITTVLTLVPERTRGTVMGRVSIVISVAPAIGPTISGLILQALPWRFMFLFVLPIALGVLVYGARTLRNVGTPRRLSLDLLSVPLSALGFGGLVFALSKFGEGGLGNPVVSVPLVVGAVALATFLGRQVQLGRHVEPLLDLRAFRFPMFTLGVGLMVIAMMALFGGMILLPLYLQNLRGLSALQTGLLLLPGGLLMGLLAPGVGKLYDRIGPRPLVVPGTLLMTLMLFGLGRIDAATPIWALLALHLTLSVGLALLFTPVFTSALGPLPPQLYSHGSAILSTLQQVAGAAGTALLITLMAGRTTSMTAQGVAPIAAQVGGLHLAFTVSAMIAAIAVVLALFLKSAPQHASDGNDTSPLAQPGD, encoded by the coding sequence ATGACAGCCACAGATTCCCTTGTCCCACGTGACCGCGCCGTGATCCTGATCCTGCTGATCGCCACTTTCGTGGTAATCCTCAACGAGACGATCATGAATGTGGCCCTGCCGCGCCTGATGACTGACCTGAACATCACCGCCAGCACCGCGCAGTGGCTGTCCACTGCCTTTATGCTGACCATGGCGGTGGTGATTCCCGTGACCGGATTCCTGCTGCAGCGCCTCAGCACCCGCACTGTGTTCCTGCTGGCTATGACGCTATTCAGCCTCGGCACCCTGCTGGCGGCCCTCTCCACTGGGTTCGTGCCGCTGCTGCTGGCGAGGATCGTGCAGGCGAGCGGCACGGCCATCATGCTGCCGCTGCTGATCACCACCGTGCTGACCCTGGTGCCTGAACGCACGCGCGGCACGGTGATGGGCAGGGTCAGCATCGTGATTTCGGTGGCCCCGGCCATCGGACCGACCATCTCCGGGCTGATTCTTCAGGCGCTGCCCTGGAGATTCATGTTTCTGTTCGTGCTGCCCATCGCGCTGGGGGTGCTGGTGTATGGAGCGCGCACCCTGCGGAACGTGGGAACTCCACGCCGCTTGAGTCTGGACTTGCTCTCGGTGCCGCTCTCAGCCCTGGGCTTCGGCGGGCTGGTCTTTGCATTGAGCAAGTTCGGGGAGGGAGGTCTGGGCAATCCCGTCGTGAGTGTGCCGCTGGTGGTGGGCGCAGTGGCGCTCGCCACCTTCCTCGGGCGTCAAGTTCAGCTGGGCCGCCACGTTGAACCGCTGCTTGACCTGCGGGCCTTCCGCTTTCCCATGTTCACGCTGGGCGTGGGCCTGATGGTGATCGCCATGATGGCGCTGTTCGGCGGCATGATCCTGCTGCCGCTGTACCTCCAGAACCTGCGCGGCCTGAGTGCCCTCCAGACCGGCCTGCTGCTGCTGCCCGGTGGCCTGCTGATGGGGCTGCTGGCCCCCGGTGTCGGCAAACTGTACGACCGCATCGGGCCGCGCCCGCTGGTGGTGCCCGGCACGCTGCTGATGACGTTGATGTTGTTCGGCCTGGGACGCATTGACGCCGCCACGCCCATCTGGGCTTTGCTAGCCTTGCATTTGACCCTTAGCGTGGGGCTGGCGCTGCTGTTCACACCGGTGTTCACCTCGGCGCTGGGGCCGCTCCCGCCGCAGCTGTACTCGCACGGCAGCGCGATCCTGAGTACGTTGCAGCAGGTCGCGGGCGCAGCGGGCACGGCGCTGCTGATCACGCTGATGGCGGGCCGGACCACCAGCATGACGGCGCAGGGCGTGGCCCCCATTGCGGCGCAGGTGGGGGGTCTGCATCTGGCTTTCACCGTCTCGGCGATGATCGCTGCGATTGCGGTGGTGCTGGCGCTGTTCCTGAAGAGTGCCCCGCAGCACGCGTCGGACGGGAACGACACCTCGCCGCTCGCCCAGCCGGGAGACTGA
- a CDS encoding dihydrofolate reductase family protein, which yields MAKVILGMTMSLDGFINDASGSGVLLAPNLEELDRSDLMQEAIGETGAVVMGRRTFEGASDPDSYADSYEFQVPIFVITTHAPERKPKENDRLHFTFVNTVEAAIRQAKQAAGARDVVVVGGPNVGWQLLKASLVDELQIGIMPVLLGAGQQLFGHLEDRQILLKKTRLVEVGQCTYVYFTVQK from the coding sequence ATGGCAAAAGTAATCCTCGGTATGACCATGTCCCTTGATGGATTCATCAACGACGCGTCTGGCAGTGGCGTCCTGCTCGCACCCAATCTGGAAGAGCTGGACAGATCCGATCTGATGCAGGAGGCCATTGGAGAGACTGGAGCGGTTGTGATGGGCCGCAGAACCTTTGAGGGGGCCAGTGATCCCGATTCATACGCCGATAGCTATGAATTTCAAGTGCCGATCTTTGTCATCACCACGCACGCGCCAGAGAGGAAACCAAAAGAAAATGACCGTCTACACTTCACGTTCGTCAATACGGTCGAAGCCGCTATTCGTCAAGCCAAACAGGCCGCTGGAGCGCGCGACGTTGTGGTTGTAGGCGGCCCGAACGTTGGCTGGCAGTTGCTCAAGGCAAGTCTGGTAGACGAATTGCAAATCGGCATCATGCCTGTTCTGCTCGGTGCCGGGCAGCAACTGTTCGGGCACCTTGAAGACAGGCAGATTCTGCTCAAGAAGACGAGGCTCGTTGAAGTAGGCCAGTGCACATACGTCTATTTTACTGTGCAAAAGTGA
- a CDS encoding VOC family protein: MTVKRLDNVGIVVEDMEAAIEFFTELGLNLEGRAPIEGDWADRVTGLRHQRVDIAMMRTPDGHSCLELSRFLAPPVIADHRNAPVNALGYLRVMFTVEDIDDTLARLGKRGAQLVGEVVQYENTYRLCYIRNPEGILIGLAQELGPQAS, from the coding sequence ATGACAGTCAAGCGTCTGGACAACGTCGGCATCGTGGTTGAAGATATGGAGGCCGCCATAGAGTTCTTCACCGAACTTGGCCTCAACCTTGAGGGGCGCGCCCCCATCGAAGGAGACTGGGCAGATCGCGTTACTGGACTGCGCCATCAGCGCGTCGACATTGCCATGATGCGGACACCGGATGGCCACAGCTGCCTCGAGTTGTCGCGGTTCCTCGCGCCGCCTGTAATCGCCGATCACCGCAACGCCCCGGTGAACGCACTCGGGTACCTCCGCGTCATGTTCACCGTGGAGGACATCGACGATACGCTCGCCCGGCTCGGCAAACGCGGTGCGCAGCTCGTCGGCGAAGTGGTTCAGTACGAGAACACGTATCGGCTCTGCTACATCCGGAATCCCGAAGGCATCCTCATCGGGCTCGCCCAGGAGCTCGGGCCACAGGCTTCCTGA
- a CDS encoding dihydrofolate reductase family protein, which yields MRKLIVSERVTLDGVFDATSMGVWDFPSHSLARGAFIANAIHDSDAYLLGRTTYEMLWPGWSAYKNNEEGIADKLNSMAKYVISSTLKEAAWNNSTILSDDPVEEVRRLKTQPGQSILVHGSGMLVQALLQAGLVDELHILVHPFIQGSGKRLFGDQAHTALELIETQILEKGVLALRYQPKTG from the coding sequence ATGCGGAAACTCATCGTATCGGAGCGGGTCACCCTGGACGGCGTGTTTGACGCCACTTCAATGGGCGTGTGGGATTTTCCCTCCCACAGTCTGGCGAGAGGGGCGTTCATCGCCAACGCCATCCATGACAGCGATGCTTACCTGCTGGGCCGCACCACTTACGAGATGCTTTGGCCGGGTTGGTCGGCCTACAAGAACAACGAAGAAGGCATAGCCGACAAGCTGAATAGCATGGCGAAATACGTGATCTCGTCCACCCTCAAGGAAGCCGCTTGGAACAATTCAACCATTCTGAGTGATGATCCGGTGGAAGAGGTCAGGCGGCTCAAAACACAGCCCGGCCAGAGCATCTTGGTACACGGCAGCGGCATGCTGGTGCAGGCTCTTCTGCAAGCGGGCCTCGTAGACGAACTGCACATCCTGGTGCATCCGTTCATTCAGGGCAGCGGGAAGAGACTTTTCGGAGATCAGGCCCACACCGCGTTGGAACTGATCGAGACGCAAATATTAGAAAAAGGCGTGCTGGCACTGCGTTACCAGCCGAAGACGGGCTGA
- a CDS encoding dihydrofolate reductase family protein yields the protein MRKLHACLLMSLDGVVEGPGPTDDFARAGWTMPSFSPELGAYIGESAAQSDGLLLGRVTYQMFRSAFEAQGDRNPSAAMMNGAHKYVVSRTLKQAEWTNSTVLGGDLVPAIQELKAQGNRPLNLSGSVTLVQSLLAHGLLDGLDLVVHPVVVGAGRRLFETGTESPLPLTLRGTRAFPHGVVLLSYAVNAPDSLTPEPTTAEP from the coding sequence ATGCGTAAACTCCATGCCTGTCTCCTCATGTCTCTCGATGGCGTCGTTGAAGGTCCCGGCCCCACCGATGACTTCGCCCGCGCGGGTTGGACGATGCCGTCCTTCTCCCCCGAACTTGGGGCGTACATCGGGGAGTCGGCAGCCCAGAGTGACGGCCTGCTGCTGGGCCGGGTGACCTATCAGATGTTCAGGTCGGCCTTCGAGGCGCAGGGCGACCGCAACCCATCGGCGGCCATGATGAACGGAGCCCACAAGTACGTGGTCTCGCGCACGTTGAAGCAGGCCGAGTGGACGAACTCCACTGTACTGGGCGGCGACCTCGTGCCGGCCATTCAGGAGCTCAAGGCGCAGGGCAACCGGCCCCTCAACCTCAGCGGCAGCGTCACGCTGGTACAGTCGCTGCTGGCCCACGGGCTGCTCGACGGGCTTGATCTGGTGGTTCACCCGGTTGTGGTCGGCGCGGGCCGCCGCCTGTTCGAGACGGGCACCGAGAGTCCCTTGCCCCTGACGCTGCGAGGGACACGCGCTTTCCCGCACGGCGTGGTACTGCTTTCGTACGCGGTGAACGCGCCGGACAGTCTGACCCCTGAACCCACAACGGCCGAGCCATGA
- a CDS encoding dihydrofolate reductase family protein encodes MPRVYLDLAVSQDGFIAGPDGEDGGLHDWYFAETGAAEGIKAELVSGMGAMILGHTAFGSAPDGFDTEYKVPHFILTQTPQASVERGGATFIFITDGIESALAQAKAAAGERDVCVAGGAQTAQAFLKAGLLDELQLHVAPVLLGGGLSLFGSLGQLVKLERVRVTPSQHATHITYRLREASHA; translated from the coding sequence ATGCCCCGCGTCTACCTCGACCTCGCCGTATCGCAAGACGGCTTTATCGCTGGCCCGGACGGGGAAGACGGCGGGCTGCACGACTGGTATTTTGCAGAAACGGGGGCGGCCGAGGGCATCAAGGCCGAACTGGTGAGTGGCATGGGCGCGATGATCCTGGGCCATACCGCCTTCGGCTCTGCCCCAGACGGCTTCGACACCGAGTACAAGGTGCCGCACTTCATCCTGACCCAGACGCCGCAGGCCAGCGTCGAGCGCGGCGGAGCCACATTCATTTTCATCACCGACGGGATAGAGAGTGCGCTTGCTCAGGCGAAGGCCGCCGCAGGAGAACGTGATGTTTGCGTGGCAGGCGGGGCGCAAACCGCACAGGCGTTCCTGAAAGCGGGGCTGCTGGACGAATTGCAGCTGCATGTCGCGCCCGTGCTGCTGGGCGGCGGTCTCTCTTTGTTCGGCTCGCTCGGTCAGCTTGTGAAGCTCGAACGCGTGCGGGTCACGCCGTCCCAGCACGCTACCCACATCACCTACCGCCTTAGGGAGGCTTCCCATGCGTAA
- a CDS encoding winged helix-turn-helix transcriptional regulator translates to MTPQRSSPMRRYDDGCAAAHALDLVGERWALLVVRELLLGPKRFSDLRADLPGISPNVLSQRLKDLEEIGVIGREQLPPPAASWVYVLSEWGRELEPILQQLGRWGARSPTRPQAPISLATLVSAMKTMFHPAAARNLNGTVALVLGRERFQLQIAGGELNVRRGVPEQADVTLTADVQTLGGLLFGGLPLEEAEAQGQVIIEGSRELAKRFPSVFQMPEVVTRSQ, encoded by the coding sequence ATGACGCCTCAACGCTCCTCGCCTATGCGCCGCTACGACGACGGCTGCGCGGCGGCCCACGCCCTTGATCTGGTGGGCGAGCGCTGGGCTCTGCTGGTGGTGCGTGAACTGCTGCTGGGGCCGAAACGATTCAGCGACCTGCGTGCTGATCTGCCTGGCATCAGCCCCAACGTGCTCTCGCAGCGCCTGAAGGATCTGGAAGAGATTGGCGTCATCGGGCGAGAGCAGTTGCCCCCGCCCGCCGCGAGCTGGGTCTACGTCCTGAGCGAGTGGGGCCGCGAGCTGGAGCCGATCTTGCAACAATTGGGCCGCTGGGGGGCACGCTCGCCCACCAGACCGCAGGCCCCCATCAGCTTAGCCACGCTGGTCTCGGCCATGAAGACCATGTTTCACCCGGCCGCCGCGCGGAACTTGAATGGGACGGTGGCGCTCGTGCTTGGCCGCGAGCGCTTTCAGCTCCAGATAGCCGGGGGCGAACTGAACGTGCGGCGCGGCGTTCCAGAGCAGGCTGACGTCACCCTCACAGCGGATGTCCAAACCCTCGGCGGCCTGTTGTTCGGCGGCCTGCCCCTAGAAGAAGCGGAGGCTCAGGGGCAGGTGATCATCGAAGGCAGCCGTGAATTGGCCAAGCGTTTCCCGTCGGTGTTTCAGATGCCTGAGGTCGTCACCCGGAGTCAGTGA
- a CDS encoding prenyltransferase/squalene oxidase repeat-containing protein — MIEASEIALTRTAAERGLAYLLRCQHPAGSFTDFWLPVGTSDAWVTAYVGLALHAASGCTWLPDDRRVLADAAARRAARWLLDHQHQRGGWGYNAAVSADADSTAHALSLLARLKLDIPAQAVAFLHAHRVGDLGFRTYAWPAGATHPWTQPCPDVSAAALRSLHDLGALTQTQLRVAWVSMVGKWQRRDGLWTGYWWPNPAYPTGLALELWNSAGRPPLRWIPARWPVAEHAFDLAWYLHAETLLNGTCAGHVNLRTAQRTELSAHLLTMQTADGAWPSSPLLRVPPAHPTSGGVTLWGQDDRRIFTAASALRALVSGAPGLATPEFTLPVASRPRWPPSQPTTPPQLGQSPLNELLLQVAQAAGFPAAQAAEARALFGQLTRLSLRPPAPWPSRQLTGLSGGMPLEFSVTVGAGVRPALRYATEVSDP; from the coding sequence ATGATTGAAGCCAGCGAAATAGCCCTCACCCGAACGGCCGCCGAACGTGGCCTCGCCTATCTGCTCCGTTGCCAGCACCCGGCGGGCAGCTTCACCGATTTTTGGCTGCCTGTCGGCACGTCGGATGCGTGGGTCACGGCGTATGTAGGCCTTGCCCTGCACGCCGCGTCGGGCTGCACTTGGTTGCCGGACGATAGACGCGTTTTGGCCGATGCTGCTGCCCGCCGCGCCGCGAGGTGGCTGCTCGACCATCAGCATCAGCGTGGCGGCTGGGGCTACAACGCCGCCGTCAGTGCCGATGCCGACAGCACCGCGCACGCCCTGTCGCTGCTGGCCCGTCTGAAGCTGGATATTCCGGCGCAGGCGGTGGCCTTCCTGCACGCCCACCGGGTCGGCGACTTGGGCTTTCGCACTTACGCTTGGCCGGCTGGGGCGACCCACCCTTGGACACAGCCTTGCCCGGACGTGAGCGCCGCCGCTCTGCGGAGTCTGCACGATCTGGGAGCGTTGACGCAGACGCAGTTGCGGGTCGCCTGGGTGTCGATGGTGGGGAAGTGGCAGCGGCGAGATGGCCTGTGGACAGGCTATTGGTGGCCGAATCCTGCCTACCCCACTGGGCTGGCCCTCGAACTCTGGAACTCGGCTGGCCGCCCGCCGCTGCGCTGGATTCCGGCCCGCTGGCCTGTAGCTGAACATGCCTTCGATTTGGCTTGGTACTTGCACGCCGAGACGTTGTTGAACGGCACCTGCGCAGGGCATGTCAACCTGAGAACCGCACAGCGTACCGAACTCTCGGCCCACCTACTCACCATGCAAACGGCAGACGGCGCATGGCCTTCCTCTCCCCTGTTGCGCGTGCCACCAGCCCATCCCACCAGCGGCGGCGTGACCCTGTGGGGGCAGGATGATCGGCGCATTTTTACGGCGGCCAGTGCGCTGCGCGCCTTGGTGTCGGGGGCGCCCGGGTTAGCTACGCCAGAATTCACACTGCCAGTCGCATCCAGACCTCGTTGGCCACCAAGTCAGCCAACAACGCCCCCGCAACTGGGTCAGTCGCCCCTCAACGAATTGCTCTTGCAGGTCGCGCAGGCCGCTGGATTTCCAGCTGCTCAGGCCGCAGAAGCGCGGGCGCTGTTCGGGCAACTGACCCGCCTCAGCCTGCGCCCGCCTGCGCCCTGGCCTTCGCGCCAACTCACGGGGCTGTCGGGCGGGATGCCGCTCGAATTTTCCGTCACCGTGGGGGCTGGCGTGCGGCCCGCCCTGCGCTACGCCACCGAGGTCAGCGATCCGTAG